A stretch of DNA from Enoplosus armatus isolate fEnoArm2 chromosome 15, fEnoArm2.hap1, whole genome shotgun sequence:
TGATGTTTTAGGTacatacttcttcttcttcttcttatacTGAGCAAATAATAATGGGTGTCACATTTTAGAGCAGAGCTCTTCATTTACTTCCATGATTTTAAACTTCATAAACTTTTTTGCACTTGCTCTTGAAACAccaacattacaaaacaaaaactggttAAGACGAGTTGCTGTTTGTCTCCCTCCTACTCAAGACACACAACATCattaatgttttgtgtgtgtgtgtgtgtgtgtgtgtgtgtgtgtgtgtttatatgtgtgtgtttgtgtacctttGAGTCTACGTGCCAACTCTCTGGCAAAGAGCACATTTGCCAGTTTGCTCTGGCAGTATGCTAATCCGCTGTTGTAGCTCCCCTGGCTGTGAAGGTCATGAAAACGGATCCAGCCGAAGTTGTGTGCCAGGGACGAGACCACCACGATCCGGGCCGGCGCGCTGCGCTTCAGCTGCCCGATCAGGAGGGACgtcaacaggaagtgacctgCCAGAAGTAAGAAACACATACAGTCagtgctgaacacacacagtctgtgtttctgtaaacTCTCTTGattattagcatttatttaCTATAGTATTTTCTGGGTGAGCAAGAGATCCTGTCAACCAGACTTAATTAAGTGTAAACCTTCTTCAACTCATTTTATTGCTAaaattgtattttcacattttccataTAAATGGATAGTTGGCTACAGTAAGAAGCATTAGAGAGATGCGAGAGAAAACAACAGgccaaaactaaacaaaaatattaGATATTTGTTAATAGCGATGGCTTCTTGTCATAGCAGAAAATGTCATAATCAACCACATTTAACTCACCACTAATAAAAATGATgcttgtgaaatgtgaatgGCTATTATGTTCCCAACTCATCTACAGTATGTCCTGATATGTggagtaaataaaatgttaggATTGGCAGCCTTAACATCAGAAATGTTTGCTTGATTAGGCTGATTAATTGTGCACAAAATGCCCTGATCCAAAGGATGAATCAATCAGTTGATCCCTCATGTTTTCAGTCCCGTTTAAGGTTTGATTTCTTCACTGATTCCAGTAAATTTCAGCTCAGTCTTACCCAAGTGATTGACTCCGATATGCATCTCAAAGCCGTCAATTGTTTTTGTGTAGGGGCACATCATCACCCCGGCGTTGTTGATGAGGATATGAAGATGGTTGACCTCTGaggaagacaacaaaaaaagtaacGTGACAGCTGTGATACCTGTTAAACACGAACAAAGCCGGGCTGTGGGTACATGTGAGTATCAAACAGCTACTCTGTGCTTACCTCTGAGGAACTTCTGTGCGAAGGCTCGTATAGAGCAGGTGTCTGCCAGGTCGAGCTCTCTGACCTCCACTTGTGCTTTGGGGTACGCAGCTCGTATGCTGGCCGCAGCTTCTTCGCCCTTTTCCACATCTCGGCACGCCATAATCACCCGAGCCCCTGTCATGTGAAAAATAAGCAGCAGCTAAACTATGAGCAAAACAGAAACTACATGAATTCAtagcagagaggacagagggtgtttCTGTTGGTCTGTGGTGCGTGAAGCTATTTATTGAAGGCAGTCTCTGGTTTAGGCTTGTTGCTCAGTGATGTAGGATAGTAGTTGTCATAGTTAACCTTAGGCAAAGCTAGAACATGGCAAGGTCAAGTATTGAGCTTTAGGGTCTTTGGTTGACACTTAGGATGATATTTAATTCATGCTATGGTCTTAATGAAGAGCGACACATTGACTTGAACTAAACACAAAAGATGCATAGCTGAAATGCACTGGAGTTGTTTGATACTTGTATActtaaatacagtgaaatactTCCCATGTAATAAAAAGGTGAGCCTTATTTTTGTTGAGAAATGAAATTCCTACAGTAAGTTCCCACCAACATAGCCAAGGATCAGCCCTAAAGGCCTAAGGCAATAGATGTTTTAATGTAACATAGACACTTATATAACACCTTTAGTAAGAGCCAGTCGGTCTTTTAtcacagtggacattttgacttgtcctagtaggaaaagcacaggttactaatgttactaataacattaacgatggcttcGTTTTATTCAAATGTCCCAATAAGccgtgacagtgtgacagtgagcaaGCATGCACAttaccaggaccctgaaactgaagcagctaaatggaattcagccatcattaagttttttttttttactgcaacAATTCAGTATTATCATTTACTGAAAGGTCACCTCGCATTGCCATATCCAGGGCAGTCTCCTTCCCAATCCCTGTGTTGGCTCCAGTGATGAGGACTGTCTTCCCATCCAGGCCGGCTGTGGACATGCACACTCCTCCTGCTGCATATTTTCTGTTAATGCACAATGACCACTGATTAACACCAGAGACACTGAACAACAGAAGACACTTGAATGACGAGCAGCCCCTTCTGCAGGCGGTATAAATTATGTCCTCCTTGGGATTGGACATATGGACACCCTGGCTTAATTATTCATAGAGAAACTTGGATAATGAACAGTACAGAGCGTCAACTCGTACGACCCACGCCACTGAGCAGGGCCGCCCCATAGCCAATAGCTCTGTTAGAGTAATGCACACAGATATAACTCCTCCCACGCTCAGCCTCCTGATAGGCCCGAGCAGCTCAGATGGAAGACTCCCGGTTCATCTCTGTGCAAAAACTCCCACAGCTCCATCTTTCTGTATCATTGATTTTCTGCTTAGAAAATCAAGTCAGCGTCGTGTGAAATAACAGGTGATGGGCAAAGAAAAACCCTTTAAAATGACAATCAGTGGGGTTAAGTGGTCAGACTTATTTTTAAAAGAATCTAACTGAAGCTCATCGTTTGCATCAGTGCAATGTAATGCCCTGTCAACCAAGTAACAACCTACCCGTGATGTGTTAAACACTGCATTTATATGAGAATTAATGAGTGTATTAATAGCTAGTTACATTAGTGTATTAATTGCCGCTTACCGTATATGTGGTGCGAATAAAATCACCAGTAACGTCACCACTCCGAGGCCCGCGACaattaataaaagcaacatCACACCACGGATATGCGCTTTACTGTCTCCTCCAGCAGGATGCCACTGCTCTGTGGCAGAACAGCTGATGTCAAAGCATAAAGGGGTGCAGAGCGTAGCACCGCGAACGGAATCATGGGATTGTAGTTTTTATAGCCCTGGTCAGAGAAGAATTGAGGATTAGAcatgtgtattatttttaaatgcattcagtgtaaatgtatttattgtagtATGGCAAGACAAATCCTGTTATCCCAGGATATAAACAGTTTGGGGgaattgtattattgtattatgaTTAATATAAGtagatttcattttctttctaatAATAgctattaattattttttgcCTCCAAGAGACCTTATGATACAAATGCTTTTAGATATAATGCCTACCAAGAACAACACAAGCActgaagaaaaaggaaaaacaacaagagtaAAGCAACAATAaccatgaacaaaaacaaaacaataatcacacaaatatataaataacacaaacacatacacaataagTCTATGTTCAAGGTTTCCACgtacaagtaaataaataactttcgtaagtagtagtagcagcaataGTAGTGTTTAAAACTCGTTGAAAACTCACTTCCCAGAAGGCACCGTGAAAGCTCTCCGCGTAGTGCCTGAATAGAATTGCGATCGGGGTGCTTTTCAAGTCTTTTTCACCGAGATTTGTCATTATTTTAGTAAGTTGTATTCATATTGGCAATCTTGTATttagtctgttttattttttgtaattaaaaaaaccccaaacaaaacatagttgtgtttgatttttggTCTGGAGTTTCAGGAAGTGGATCACGAGGGCCCATTATGCGGAAAAGTCTCGGGGATGTGATTATCACCAAAGCAAAAACTGCTAGATTAACAGCTCGCACTCGTGACTGTAAATAGTGCCGTATTttacaggaaaagacaaagtcGATTCTCAAGAAAGGGCAGCTGAGCTAACGTTAAAGCAAAATGTCGTCGGAGGAATTCGAGAAGTTGCACGAAATCTACAGATCGCTGTACGATGAGCTCAAGCTAATGCCAGAGAGAGTTCTGAAATGTCACGGAGGTAAACGGTTTATATTGTCGTTTCACCAGCTAATGTTAACGTTAAGCTAACTGCGTAACCAAAGTAAACCCTCTGgtgttttgcttttctgtgcTGTAAAACGGGAACTTTGTTGTATcctcagaggagaggaagaggatggtgAGAAGCTTCGATGAGAGGCAGGGGGAGGCGGAGGAAGTGGTGAGCTGCTCtcctgtttatgtgtttttggaGGTGATATCTGCTAGCTACGaactttaataaaacattattgaAGTAAACAGCTTCATGTAAAAATTGCTGCAATCCCTGCATTCATTGCCTTAGTTAAAGTACCAAATATTATCAGCAATATGTATCAAAGTCTCAAGAGTAAATGCACTAAATTAAAAAGAGTAAATCATGTAATATGCAGAATGGGTACTTTTTTGTTACACTCACTTACACTTATTAGGTATAAACTAATGTAGTCACATACACAGCAATAAATCCCACCTTCATGGTAATGTTCAGGTTCTTTAAACTGtgttagagaggtgttgattcaactttatagTCATTTTTGGAGGTTGTAGTTTGTTGAATCATCACCTCTTAGTAACAGTTTCAGAAGCTAGATAATAaagattaaattattttaaaaaatggtggaagtggagctaattttagctactttatatgcCGTTGGTAGTTACATTTACAACAATGCATCATcttttataaactaaaatatattttatgttagGAATCATTCTGTAAAGTAAATATAAACAATAGCTAAAAATATTTCCcctttgaaatgcaaatatcaTGAACATGATTTGACAGCTTTATACATCAAGATATCACTATAACATTTCCTAACCCAGTAGTTACTCCGTCAGTGTCCTCTGCATGGGTATGTCATCGTTATTGTGTCCACGAGTACTTTACGAGAAAGATGTTACCTCTTTCTCTGGaataaacacaatacaattttaTTATCTGTCTCCAGTTACAAGGAATGGAAGAAGAGCTGCGTGCTGCCCCTTCCT
This window harbors:
- the rdh12 gene encoding retinol dehydrogenase 12, whose protein sequence is MLLLLIVAGLGVVTLLVILFAPHIRKYAAGGVCMSTAGLDGKTVLITGANTGIGKETALDMAMRGARVIMACRDVEKGEEAAASIRAAYPKAQVEVRELDLADTCSIRAFAQKFLREVNHLHILINNAGVMMCPYTKTIDGFEMHIGVNHLGHFLLTSLLIGQLKRSAPARIVVVSSLAHNFGWIRFHDLHSQGSYNSGLAYCQSKLANVLFARELARRLKGTNVTVNSVHPGTVNSDLTRHSTLMTIFFTIFSTFLKTPREGAQTSIYCAVADELHSISGKHFSDCTPAFVAPQGRSEETARRLWDVSCELLGIEWD